In a single window of the Euwallacea fornicatus isolate EFF26 chromosome 5, ASM4011564v1, whole genome shotgun sequence genome:
- the LOC136339180 gene encoding uncharacterized protein yields the protein MTELKKVNNKLDLMQRDVLRLMLLVESMSKAMKKEPSEGTDEWGLTFPITSFNQLMSMEEVLDNPEKYLSLMEYVKQIGGYHLQEITQRSMSRIFDLNIAIAFSWFGKKGKLPLKDYKVASVLKESILQSAKGLKENTTEKDVEKSIMDWLKYAPQRRKARIDPSNSASSSALHLLEDAF from the exons ATGACTGAgctaaaaaaagttaacaatAAACTAGATTTAATGCAACGAGATGTCTTGAGGTTGATGCTGCTTGTGGAGAGTATGAGCAAAGCTATGAAGAAAGAACCTTCAGAAGGAACGGACGAATGGGGATTGACGTTTCCCATTACCTCGTTTAATCAACTGATGTCTATGGAGGAAGTCTTAGATAATCCAGAGAAATATTTAAGCCTG atgGAATATGTGAAACAGATAGGCGGGTACCACTTGCAGGAAATTACCCAAAGATCCATGTCTCGCATTTTCGATTTGAATATCGCCATTGCATTCAGTTGGTTTGGGAAAAAGGGCAAGTTACCACTGAAGGATTACAAGGTGGCTTCGGTGCTCAAAG AATCAATTCTCCAGAGCGCCAAGGGACTGAAAGAAAACACTACAGAAAAGGatgttgaaaaatcaatcatgGATTGGTTGAAATATGCCCCTCAACGCAGAAAGGCAAGAATCGACCCATCTAACTCAGCATCTAGCTCagcattgcatcttcttgaggATG cattttaa